The Phaseolus vulgaris cultivar G19833 chromosome 5, P. vulgaris v2.0, whole genome shotgun sequence genomic interval CAAATGGATAGGTATCTCTTCTGTTCAACAGAATGATTTAAATCTGCACTTTATGAGTTTTTATGGAAGCAAAACCTAGTATGGAAAGGTGTTTGGGCATATGTTATTAGGTGTATCTGGAACCAAAGGAACTTGATTGTATTCAAAAAAGGGCTAGTAGTTGCGGAGGAGCTGTTTCAGAAGGCTCAACTCAAATCCTGGCTTTGGATGAAGCACAAGGTGCATTCCTTTACTTATTCTTTCGTAGACTGGATTCTTAATCCAATGCTTTGCATTAGAAGTTATAATTAGGACTCCCAAATGCCAAGAGTTTTAAGACTACGGCCTATACTGAATTTATAGTTGGTTGGAAGGGTTGGTGGGTCTGTCACGGCTTGCAGCTGGTGCAAGATGAAAAGGTCATATGTGCTTGTATGCAAGGGAGTCAAAAGGAATGTTAAGGACATGATGGAGGATTCTGTTTTGATGTGTCTTATAACAGACCAATAGAGGTAGGGTGTATGCTGGTTCAGGGTTCTTTTTGCAGGAAACAAAAACTGTATTTTTATGTGGTGTTTTGGTTGTTGTGGAAATCCCTAAGTGTGTTTGCTGATCAACTAGTGGTCTCACATGTGGGTGGTAGCAGTAGAGGTTGTGGTGGGGATTTAGACATGTTGGGGGATGTAAGTCGAAGTTGTAAACCCCAACCAATCTAAGTGCGAGATGGACCCTGGCAAGTAGGAAGTtggtttctgaaaaaagtgagCTTAAAAGGAGCAAACAGGGGGAAGCCAAAGTCCAAAAAGGAACGAATGGAAGTTGCTGCATTGAAGTGATTAATTCTGTGACAAGTGCTACAATCGTGCCACTGCAAGCTGGGAAGAAGGAATGTCAATGAGGTGGTGGAGATAACCAATATTTTGGTGTATTTTGATTGTTTTGTAGCTGCAGTGCAGTTCTTATACGAGCACGGTGCTAGCTGGAATAGGATGTCTAGCTTATGCAGCAAACATTATCTATCTATTGCTTCTGGGGTGTTTGTTCATCTCTTTATTCTTGGAGATTCTTAATGTGATTTGGtttatgtaaaagggttgggataccccttttgtatccctcttaatttaatttcattctttactgataaaaaaaaaagtattcttCACAATATCAAAGCATTTAaggaaaaagaaatataataataacactGGTTTTTCTCAAATCATCCATGTGGCCCTCAACAACATAGATTCAAACAAGTGAGTGAATGAGGCATTTATACAAATATCTCTGCACAAAGGTAGGAAGAGAGTAAAAGTTGTTGTGTGCGTTGCTTATTCATTTCAttcactcttttttttcatcatcGAACACACTTTATCAAGTTATTTTACCTAGCGAGAGGTATGAGTTGGGCGCTGAAATCCAGATTGACCGGTTCAATTGACTCTGCACTACTGTTAGGTTTTGTTCGAGCTAATTCAGTTGCTAAGGTCTCCTTTAGTTCAAACACTATCACACTCATAATTGGTCTTTGGTTGGGACGTAGAGAAACACAAGCCATTGCTATTTCCACGGCTTTCCAGGCTGAGTTAATGTCAAAATCTCCTTCTAACCTTGAGTCAACAATGGCCTTGATATCCCCTATTGCAACCAGGGATCTAACCCATTCAATTATGTGACACCTTTCTTCGTTCCTTGCTATTACTTGCTGGCCTGTGATTATTTCCAGAAGAACCACTCCAAAGCTATAAACATCACTTTTCTCTGTTAATCTATTGTTTGTGTAATAGCTGCAATGAATGCAAGACATATCATGAAACTCAATATATTTTCTGCCAGTGTATGTGGTGATATCTCAAAATCTCAGAAATTAATGGATGGACAGTAATTCAAGTTCTTACTCAGGGTCCAGGTAACCAGGAGTTCCAGCAACAACAGTTGACAAATGTGATCCCCCATCATCTGGGATAATTTTGGATAGACCAAAATCAGATAACTTCGCTTGGAAGTGTTCATTCAACAAGATGTTCGAAGATTTTACGTCTCGGTGTATTATAGGTGGCTTGCAACCATTTTGCAGATACTCCAATCCTATATTAGATTTATGGAAAATACATTAACAAAACTGTCAAAACGCATAATCTGAAGTTTGCTTTCTTACCCAAGGCTGCGTCCACTGCTATACGTAGTCTGTCTTCCCAGCTCAAGAATTTTGATTTACTGTGTTTACCTGCAAGAACAAGCTCGGTAACTTTCATACGATTTGTACAGTTGAGCAATATGAAAATTTCCATATCCAGAACTTTGGAATACAAAACTAACTAGGAAATTGATTTGCACAAACTTTTAACAAGAACTTAATTTTATTTGGGAACTAACCAGAGAGATGTTCCAGTAAGTTTCCATTGGCCATGTACTCATATATGAGACTCTTATTGCTTCCTTCGTCACAATAACCAATAAGGGAAGTCAGATTTTTATGATGAACTCTCAGTAGAAGTGTAACCTGAAAATCAAACCACTACCATGTTTAGCCATATATACTAATTAGTCAGCTCAAAAACCAAGTGCAAAGCCATTAAAACTTACCTCTGCTTGAAATTGTTCATAACCACGGAATGATGAAGGGGAAAGAATTTTGACAGCAACTGGAATGTCATAAATATAGCCCAGATAAACTGTTCCAAATCCTCCTTTACCAACAATTGTATTGAAATTGTTGGTAATTTTACAGATGTCGGAGTGTGAACATATTTGTTTTTTAGACTGCTGTAATGAACCCTCTTGTTTTGTGTGCTGCTCGGATATCTCACTTTGATCCTTTTCTACCATCGAAGCTGTTAGATATTGTACAATAGTTTGTAAACTGTCAGTTAAGATTGAATTTGTTTggcaaattataaaaaaattatgaatgatTTCATCATTGTAGCATCACCTTTTGATTTTCTCCTCCTCCTAAGGATCCACAATATAGCTGTCACGGTCACCAGAAGGATCAAACCCCCACAGATTGATGCTACCAAGGGTATAACAATGCTATTTCTGTGCTTTCTGTGGTCTATGCATTCACCATGTTCACATATATGTGGATTTTGACCCAAACTGCAAGGAAATCACGGAAGATTTATGTTCAAAAGTTTAAGCAACCTTGCAAGTAGAGTGAAAATTAATCATGTCAAGACTGGCTCTGATAAATCTGAGTTTGATCAcccttaaaaatataatatctaattttaatCTATGACTTCACcaagttttttttaaaggtcTGATTCATATAAAAGTTTGGTTTGATCAATGAGCGcgtttaaaaatttatttcatttgaGACTTCCAAAAGATTATTGAGTTTATTAAGTTAAATACAAATGAATAATGTCTCTTTCAAACACgtattactacaagaaaatcatgaaataaaaaccaagttttagagaccaaaataattagttgcaatagtaactaaattagagaccattttagaaactaaaaacaaatttggtttctaaattagtttctattattttctattattgttaaatagtttctaaattggtatctaattagtaaccaaggttttagagactaaatttagaaactaaataattggtatctaaaatcttaattgctaattagataccaatttagaaactatttaacaataatagaaaataatagaaactaatttagaaaccaatttttttgttagtttctaaaatggtctctattttagtttatattgtaactaattattttagtctttaaaaattggtttctatttcatgatttttttttgtagtgtatggTGGTTACTTTAAGCAACCATGTTATGAATTTCAGTAGTTTGAGTAAGATTCATATACCTTAGGGTGAGAGAACCTTCCTTAGATTTTTCAACAAGTGCCGAGGGAATTGAACCGAAGAGGTTATTCTTCTCTAAGTTTCTGCCAAAAATACGAATAAATActccttttttcttttctggtGCAGTGGATAACATAGTTTCAAGTAATTGAGCAAGTAACTTACAAGATCTTCAAGTGTTGTAATTGAGACAGAAAATCAGGAATCTCATCGTTTAAGCTATTATTCGATAAATCCCTACAAATTTCACAAACAATTTAGCTTTTTAAGTATGTTTAAATCTTGACTCATGTGGCAAAAGATATGTCGATTCTTCATACATAATAAGTACATACGAAAGaacaaaaagaattaaaacaagaGATTTTTCTGGTCTCATGTATTTCTGGATGGggtgaaataaaagaaaaaacaaaaaactcaCAGCTTCTCCAACATGGTGAGCTTTGAGATTGAAGGGTCTATCTTTCCTGACAATCCACTTGAAGATAAATTCCTGTTTTGCTCAATCaatagttatatttatatacaatatCATCTCAGTTTTATAAAGCAATAATAGAAATTTGGGCAGAAAGACTTACAAAGTTGTGATTCTTGGGACCTCATCGTCGCCATAAGTACAGTTCAATCCATCCCACAAGTAGTCTGCAGGGGCGCATGGATCACCTTGCCAATCTCTTTTCACTCCATAAACTAACTTGATGCTTGTAATGGCATCAACTTTTTTTCAATGCAAAAGATGGGTTAAGGTCATGTACAATAGTGAAAACCAAATAAAtggatttaaaaaatgaaaaataccaTCTCCTTGGACTGTTTGAGGTTTCTGTAAGTCTATTACTCTGTAAATTTCAAGGGCACTGATGATGGGAGGCAGGGTTGAATTTCCGGTCCTCACGAGggaatatttaatttcttttccaCTGACATTTAAAGAGTCGACAGCCAGGTATCGCGGAGAAAAATTTGGAATCCATAATTCACCGTTCCTCATGATGTTGAATTGTCTTGTCTGATTGGTTGTTAACTCTTGAATCTCTGTGAAGTGCATGTAAACATAGAATTCATCAGTTTCATCTTCTGGCTCCCACCTTATTACCAACGGATGACTAGCATTTCTTGGTGTAATTGCGGTCCTCATGATAGTAGCTCCGAGTTGGTAATCGCCCTTATTTAAAGAATCATCAGAAATTGAACCACTTAGGTTTGTCCAATCTTCTAAGGGTTCAAGGATGTCCCACAAACGATCATAAACATCAGTCGGGTACCTGTGAGAAAATCAGAATAAATCCAATAATGAATCAATCAATCTTATAAGGCAACAAATTTGATCCATAACTATGATTTCACCTGTATCTTATGTCTGAACCGAAATCGTAACGCGGGTAAGTGTGAAGTTTCAGTGATCCATATGGAGTGACgtatgtattatttttcaaagtcCTGAATTCTATGGTTGTTATGAATGGTGTGCCATGGCCTGTGTCAACCAGACAGATTTGTACATAATCCAGTGAAGGTACATGTATGATCTCCTTGTATTGGGCAATGGATTCATTGTTTATATCAATTGTATCCCAATTATTAGTTCCCAGAAGAAGATCAAAATGTGGTAGCATATTTCGGCCATCATAATTTCCATACAGAAAAGTGGTGCGGATGAGATACTTAGAGCCTCTTGTAATGTTTATTTTGTAGCAGTTCTTTTTTCCTTCCGGGAAGCTTCTCAGACTCCTCAGTTGTTGTTGAGTCTGCCTGCTGATCTCAGATGATATTTTGCCTCTCACACCAGTATTTATGAAATTTTCATCGGAAACGTAATTTATGCTTAGTGATTGCTCAGTGTAGTTGACACCTGCTTCAGCTCCGCAATCTAAGCTGATGAATCCTAAAACATAAAATTGCATATATTACTTGCTACAAAGAGAAAGTGAGTGAAGTCTTTCTTTGCTTGAAGGGATAAAAGGTCACTAAACCAACATGAGTTTACTTAAGTAATGTGCACCTCATGATACTTTGGACTAATCCGACTGGTAAATATGgagatttacaaaatttattattttttattttttttaattaaacaaattttatttttattctttttctctttttgtctGTCttcttttctattattttaGCACAGAAAATAATGATAAATGGTTGGTGTTTTGGTGTAACGAACCTGGTTGAGCATGAGCATGAGCATGAAAAAGTAGAACAGCTAAAAGAGCAACGTAGAAAGGGATCCACATTGACTTAGACAACCTAGTCAACGTTTGAGCTTTTGAGGTAATTACAAACACTTTTTAGCTTTAATTTCTCTTTCCGTGTTTAATTCTGCAATCTGCATCATACAAATAATACTACTTAATTCACCCATCAATCAacctaaattcaaataaaatctgtaattaattttaaaaaaaacagttaGCATAAAAGACTGAATATTATCACAAAAACTGCAATGATTGCTATATGCtacaaaaaaaagagaaaaataagcaTACAAAAAATAGCAGCATCACTGAGGAATAATCTTTTTAATTGGTTAATTACCATGTATAAAAATTAgtatatatattcaaatatattaaCATACTGATCACTGTAAACCAGAAGAAGTAGTGAATCTTACTCTCAACTTGTAACTTTTTTGGTCTCATATGTTACTGACAGAAGTAGTTAAGATTGGATATGTGAAGCTTAGGTGATAAATCACGCTACCTTGGTCAAACTCACACGTACTTTCATTTAATAACAGGAATCTGAAGATTATGACTATAGCATATAAAAAGATATCAGAAAAGAAACATAAAAGGGAGAAGACGAACAACATGCATGCATgcatttaagaaaaagaaaacaataccCTAGCTACCACTGcagaaacatatatatatatatctgaaGTTAGTGAATGAAAATAAGGCATAATAGAAAGACACCGTGTAATTGCTTGGGAAGATGTTTCTCTGCTGCTACTGTGATATCTCTTCAAGGTAGGTTTTTGGTGGATGAATGGAGATGGATAGTAGTTTATAATGTTGTTATGATGAAAACTTTTTGACATGGCAAGGTTTGTCCTTTACAGTAGAAGACAATGTGGAATAGTTGCAGTGGTAGAAGCCAATGTGGAATAGTTGCAGTGGTAGAACCCTAAGCCAATGACCATTGACTTACTctcaaatacaaaacaaaaactaacctttctttctttctttccttccAACTTCCACAACCACACATCTTACCACcacttataattattattggaaaaaaaatactGTAACTCACAAATGAGAAAATTGAGAAAGAGATTCTAATATATTACTTGTTGTTTCTAGAAGAAGATGATGTTGTTTCAtggaggatttttttttataagaaaaagtaaattaaatttgCCAACATTCCAAACACCACAAAAATCTGATAAAATATTCCAGAAAAAGTACTATCTACGTTAATCTTACTACTTTCACAAAGTTAGGAACTAAACTCTTGTAGTCGGATTTACAGTTGACAGGTACTAGGAAACTTGATTTTAGAGTTTTGTATTAGGATTGGGACAGTATCtctttttattctatttattctttgctcataaaaaaaactaaactcttgtaaaagaaaaaacccAAATTCCGTAATAtacataaaaacagttttactTATACAGCTACCTTGTATTATATCTTACCACACATAGTGCTTCAATTGATATGTATTACCAACAAAAACCTTGCACTTTACATAGTTGTTAATTGGTTACtgaaacattaaaataaattgattgTGATTTTTATAAGAAAGAAGATGCTAACAAATTTGAATATTTCATATCCCCATTCTTTTTCATTCTTCTCTCGCAAAGCATCTGGATCCAGAATCATGTAGGGAATTTTATTCCTGGTCTTCTTCTCGAGTTGGTGGCCTGATAAggccaacaaatactcgctaggataggctcgaaatggctctgataccatattacgaattggactttaagcctaactcaaccccataaaactggctcatagaattgaggtttgcacccacttatatacaatgaaaggctctaatctctagtcgatgtgggatctctaacattttctttttgcacctaacattttgaaaacacaCACCTGTATATTTGGGTTCATTTTATGGGCTTTGCTATaatcactaatttaattttacttatttactttttatatttaaccttTGGTTGAGACTTTCGTACAACCTTTCGGTTGATCTTTCGACCTAGACAGtacaataataatgataattattAATCATAGTTTTACTTAGAAACtcataataatgataattaatcatagtatttgttttatttttttattttcacgaTACACATAATTTGGTAAGGTTTATATTAAAagtatattatattaagaatattgcttcaaattataaaatgtaaatGCTTGAAGAATGAACATTAATACTCGCTAATTAAATGTGCAGTAATATAAATCTTCTACACGTTTACGCGTAGATATGCCGTAAATTTAACGATGTACACGTATATAGCTGGTCACAAActaattaattcaaattttacaaaCTTTCTAAATTATTTCTATATTACAAATGCattaaatagaagaaaaatgaCGAAAAAGGCCTCctttaaaaatagaaagaatAAGGGAATGTGTGGTGTAAGGTTAGGAGAGAATTaggatattaaaaaaattaaaaaagataaaacagACATTTTACATTTCATATGGAAtttaataccaatttaaaaattaattaataatattttattaataatagaaacaatATTAGATATCGATAATTTTTTGTCtcaaaattagtatttaatttaattaatatagtgactaattatttttagtctctaaatttaattattatttaattaatttttgtagtgtatattttaaattttaaaatttgaaatatatttttttagtttgaaaatatcttttaaactctaaaatttgaaaaacaaaagtatattattgtatttttttcttttttgaattctaaaatttagaatataatcGTTGAAAAGgtctataatattatataattttaaaataaaaaaaaaataaccttgTAACTTTTGTCTAAGAAcaattttggaattgaaaaatttatgaaagtgaAGAAAATAAGGAGGTGGAGAAAGAAATTTACTTTAATTTGTTTGATTATGGCAGTCTCTCAATTGCAGTCTACAATTGACATATTTGATCGTTGAtatgtaatatattatattatatgaaaaGGATTTCTTTACTATTATAAccatattataaatttatatataatttaaagaattttatttacttgatttatattttttttttcagaaaatatcaattttaacatattttttttctttcatttgtcTCATACACTAATGGAAATTTAAGACCGTGATTTGAAGTGGACGCGCAATAAACGGTTGAAAATTGATCATTTAAAGTTATTTCTATTCATATGTCCAATCAGAAATTATTGTATTTACCTTATACAAATCTATAAATATTCTttcataagaaaataataattaatatatattagatAATAATCTAGAAATAAGCATGTGAACAAACTAATAAATCGTAATTCAATTAATCATGACTAAATACCCTCaaattaaagtaataattaaGGACCAAACGCAACTTCTATGTCAGAGCTTAAAGagttttgacttttttttttactgaacTCTATTAATTCTATTAGAGTATAATATAAagtaaacataaaatatatccTATTAATAAATCCTCATAGAAAGATATTTATAGTTCATAATGACTTTACCGActtgaataaaattattttttaaaatatagttgtaatttataataaaaaaattcgctactaaatcttaaattaattataagtgTATATCTGTACGTATTAGAAGACTTTCTGCAAGTTTGATTCtgatcaaaatattttattttgtatttctttttatatCTCATTATGAACACAATATAGGACCCTacaaaaataattgattttagGAGAGGTTTATTGGTAGAGGTTATAATAACCTCCGGTAAATCACTCAGCTTATGGAGGTTTCCCAAACCTCTGGTAAGTATCAGGGGTTTTTTATTAAACCGcgctaaatattttatttattttgtttttaagaatCTACACTTTGAAAAGTTTATTTTCTCTTCAGCTGTGAACAAACTCTAGTGTGAGAGGAGTATTTCGTTTCAGAGAGAAATTACTCTTTGTTGCTGGCACGAGACTACAAATAATTTCAGAGGTAAATCATTTTCTAATCCTTtcgattttgattttgattctcATTTTAATGTTGATGCCGAAGAAGAAGCCAGCGCCGGAGAGGGATCGGAGAACGAGAGAGTACGCGGCCAGGGAAGAGTTGCGGTGGGAGCGGATCATTCGAAGAAATGAAGCTTCTGCGAAGGGTGAATCGATTTTTTTAAAGGATTTTCAGAGTAAGGAGTTGAGTGTGTTCGACAGCGACTACGCCTGTGAGATTCAACGTTTTAGCGTGAGTCCTATTTGTTATTCGTTTTCTTTATGACCTAATTggtttttcaaaattgattttcaattttccCATTTCTCACGCCCTAGATCACTTATTTTGCTAACTCTTAGATCAAATGGTTGTGAAGTGGTTCGCCACCACGTCGACCACCAAGCTGAGGCCCTGGTCCACTTGTTTTGTGTAGTTTCCAGGAAGCCCCTCACCCACGACAATCTTCTCTTCCATTATTCCGATCAAGTTTCAGAGTTTTAATGAGGAGTGTAGTTATGTAAATCTCTTTTGGAAAGCAAAGTAGGTAAAAAGAGGTGCATGAGGAGTTGAAAGTAACTAGCTGAGAATAAAGAATGATGGTGAACTGGGGATAGGCCAGATGATCGTAGTTGATTTATATAGTTTCTCATTCATAAGCGTTCTTGTTTATTCCTTGCTTTTTCTTTTGGATTCTATTTTTCTTGTTCATAATTCTTATGGGTTCATAGTCATTTTCCCTCAACCCATATTCTAAATTATCTCATCTGACACAAATGACAGCATTATAAATGACAGCATTGGAGATGATAAAACCGATGAAGATGCATTCATGGCATCCAATGATCTTAATCTATTTACTTTCatttgttatttaatatattacattGGTTTGTATATTTTTGGGATAATCTGAACTATGTTAACTAACTAGTGGTTGTTAATTTCTTTTGATAATCAGAAACTAAGAGACAGAGGACAAGGTTTTGGAATTCTTGTCTCGAAATTCCCAAAGTACACTACTGCATCCTACTCTTTACAAGAACCTAACAAGGCAagtataatatgattaatttcCTTATTTGATCTATTTTTGCACCATGGTATCATATACACAAAAGATGtgattgtttatatatttattcatatatttgtTTCATGCAGGTGATGGATTTCCTTCAACGATTGGTGGAGTGGAAACAAGTATGTGTTTCTAGGCATGTCATATTAAGTTAATTACCAATAAAATAATGCATTAGCAAATTTGATTGACTGCTTAGACCCAAACTCAAGCTTTAGGTACAACCAAATAAGATTATCTTTTTCGATCCATCCTTTCTAAACCAATCTTCTAAACATTATcagtttattttttagtttgcCAAGTTCACTTTTGGCCTAATAAAAAGATACGGGCATCATTTTTAATGGAGAATTTTGGAGTTATATTGAGATTGGGTAGGAGGTGTGGGGTGGAAGTGTTAATGCTTTTATGTTGATTGGAATTTTATTTGAGTTGTATTTTTAGTTAAACATAAGCTGGGCAACATATAAAGGAGAGAAACTGGTGATCTGACTTCACTCGATAGTTTGAGTTGATTCAAATGTCTTTGCTTTATAAGGTCATCAATTTGGAAATTGTCAAATGCTGCCAAATTCCACCTCAGCCActaaaatgttatttaattaaaatgccACTATATCTAACCTTTATGTTTTCTTGTCCAGTGGATACATGTCAAGGTTTTCCATGCTAGACCTCTTTCTGCGGTTCAGACCAACTTTGCTCCTGCATCATTTTAATTCTCAGCCACCAAATCAATATGTAAATGTACCTGTATCACAATACCTGCTATATCATAtgtatatttgaaaaatattattagttttttattatttttatgactaAGAAGAAgtgatactttttttttattcattttccaAGTTTTCATCGGTTTTAGTTATTCATGGGCCTTGTTTTGTTTGAATGTTGCACTTTGCTCTCCATTGGAGTCATTCGCAACCCAACTACCTTTTGATACatggttttttcaattttgtggaTGCAGTAGAAAAAAAACTACATTGCATTGACAATACAAAAATACTAGTTAAAAAAtagtttggaaaaaaaattaacaaatatgGCTGGAATATTATTAATAGAGTTTAGAACCAACATAAATTATGAggattaaaaatattcaaaggtTTGCTAATAAATGCCAACTCACAGGAACTCAATGTTCAAATTTAGTTAATATCAATCCAGGATGTAAGAATAGTGTATTTGTCTGTAATTAAGGCCAATGTCTAATGGAATGACATTTCCAAGTTCTTAACATTCAGACCCCACAACTTTGGgtagaaaaagataaaatataaatgaaggATGAGATAAAATTTACTTTGGgtagaaaaagataaaatataaatgaaggATGAGATAAAATTTACTGGGTAAAGTGCAAAACCTCTTATTTCTCTTGAATTTCCATATTTTATTCGTTTTTATTTTACAATGCAAAATTAGTAAACATtatataaagtaataataaattataatagaaTATTGTTATGTATTTTAGCCTTGTACACACATTTCCAACATTAATAATTAgtatctatatttttattatgaaaaaattatacctatataatattatgaaaccttggaaagtaaataaaaaaaagttgaagagTAGTAATGTATTACTCTTAAATGGTAGAAGAACATAGGGTATGAGAAAATAATcgtttaacatttttattatttgtcacctacttttttatatatgcaCCTCCTAGAAGTAATGGAGGTTTGAAAACCGCCGAAAATAGCGGGGATTTTCAAAACCGTCGGAAATAGCGGAGGTTTCCAAACCGTCGGAAATAGCGGGGGTTTCCAAAACCGTCGGGAATAGCGGGGGTTTCCAAAACCGTCGGGAATAGTGGGGGTTTTTTAAACCGTCGGGAATAGCGGAGGTTTTCAAACCGCCGGTAACGTCAGTAATCAGTTAGCGACGCTGGATCTTCCAGGGGAAAAACAAACCGCGGGTAACGCACTTAACGGGGGTTAAAACCGCCGGTAACGCCAAATATAACCCccgttaaaaatattttttttttagtgagttCCCTTTACTTATTTAGAATATTTCATTGTGtaaatatcataaatattttgattgtattctcttattaaaattaaaatttcattttaataatttaatgtgAAATACCTATGAGATATACATTTAActcagaaaattattttatttttttaaaatatgtttgtaatttctataaaaaattattaattataattttaatgtcATTATTTTCCCAAGAATTAGTGAAGTAAAATTCTAAACTTAATtgaacattttttataaaatatgcatacaatttcatctaaaactttctctaaaataaattatatatatataattatgatcAGCTTAGTGTGAATGcaaatttgatatttatttatagttgTCCACATCT includes:
- the LOC137835903 gene encoding probable trehalose-phosphate phosphatase 1 — encoded protein: MLMPKKKPAPERDRRTREYAAREELRWERIIRRNEASAKGESIFLKDFQSKELSVFDSDYACEIQRFSKLRDRGQGFGILVSKFPKYTTASYSLQEPNKVMDFLQRLVEWKQWIHVKVFHARPLSAVQTNFAPASF
- the LOC137835900 gene encoding LRR receptor-like serine/threonine-protein kinase IOS1; translated protein: MWIPFYVALLAVLLFHAHAHAQPGFISLDCGAEAGVNYTEQSLSINYVSDENFINTGVRGKISSEISRQTQQQLRSLRSFPEGKKNCYKINITRGSKYLIRTTFLYGNYDGRNMLPHFDLLLGTNNWDTIDINNESIAQYKEIIHVPSLDYVQICLVDTGHGTPFITTIEFRTLKNNTYVTPYGSLKLHTYPRYDFGSDIRYRYPTDVYDRLWDILEPLEDWTNLSGSISDDSLNKGDYQLGATIMRTAITPRNASHPLVIRWEPEDETDEFYVYMHFTEIQELTTNQTRQFNIMRNGELWIPNFSPRYLAVDSLNVSGKEIKYSLVRTGNSTLPPIISALEIYRVIDLQKPQTVQGDVDAITSIKLVYGVKRDWQGDPCAPADYLWDGLNCTYGDDEVPRITTLNLSSSGLSGKIDPSISKLTMLEKLDLSNNSLNDEIPDFLSQLQHLKILNLEKNNLFGSIPSALVEKSKEGSLTLSLGQNPHICEHGECIDHRKHRNSIVIPLVASICGGLILLVTVTAILWILRRRRKSKASMVEKDQSEISEQHTKQEGSLQQSKKQICSHSDICKITNNFNTIVGKGGFGTVYLGYIYDIPVAVKILSPSSFRGYEQFQAEVTLLLRVHHKNLTSLIGYCDEGSNKSLIYEYMANGNLLEHLSGKHSKSKFLSWEDRLRIAVDAALGLEYLQNGCKPPIIHRDVKSSNILLNEHFQAKLSDFGLSKIIPDDGGSHLSTVVAGTPGYLDPDYYTNNRLTEKSDVYSFGVVLLEIITGQQVIARNEERCHIIEWVRSLVAIGDIKAIVDSRLEGDFDINSAWKAVEIAMACVSLRPNQRPIMSVIVFELKETLATELARTKPNSSAESIEPVNLDFSAQLIPLAR